The Oncorhynchus tshawytscha isolate Ot180627B linkage group LG12, Otsh_v2.0, whole genome shotgun sequence genome includes a window with the following:
- the LOC112232239 gene encoding GTP-binding protein RAD produces MTLNKSDKLRNMDKRRGSMPFPMHLQNLHRRSMPVDDREMRKAQTGELSNLMRRTSYTPGEPHRDSCVSDSSDSVISSGSDSEGQVYKVVLLGEQGVGKSSLARIFGGVEDVHDCDETGNTYDRSIEVDEEEASILLYDIWEQDNSQWLKEQCMRIGDAYIIVYSVTDKSSFEKASELRIQLRRARQSENIPIILVGNKSDLVRSREVSVDEGSACAVVFDCKFIETSANLHHNVRDLFEGMVRQIRLRKDSKEENARRMANCKRRESIGKKAKRFLGRMVARKNKKMAFRQKSKSCHDLSVL; encoded by the exons ATGACTTTGAACAAAAGTGACAAATTGCGGAACATGGACAAAAGAAGAGGGAGCATGCCGTTTCCCATGCACCTGCAGAACCTGCACAGAAGAAGCATGCCAGTGGACGACCGCGAGATGCGCAAGGCGCAAACTGGAGAGCTGTCCAACCTCATGCGCCGAACGTCCTACACCCCCGGTGAGCCTCATCGAGACAGCTGTGTATCGGACTCGTCCGATTCGGTTATATCCTCCGGCAGCGACTCCGAGGGACAGGTGTACAAGGTGGTTCTCCTCGGCGAGCAGGGTGTCGGCAAGTCTAGCCTGGCACGTATTTTCGGTGGAGTCGAGGATGTTCACGACTGCGacgagacag GAAACACATATGACAGATCGATCGAGGTGGACGAGGAGGAGGCGTCCATCTTGTTGTACGACATTTGGGAACAG GATAACAGTCAGTGGCTGAAGGAACAGTGCATGAGGATAGGTGACGCCTACATCATCGTCTACTCAGTGACAGACAAGTCCAGCTTTGAGAAGGCGTCAGAGCTACGCATCCAACTGCGCAGAGCTCGCCAGTCTGAGAACATTCCCATCATCCTTGTGGGCAACAAGAGCGACCTGGTGCGGTCCAGAGAAGTCTCTGTGGATG aagGCAGCGCTTGTGCTGTGGTGTTTGACTGCAAATTCATCGAGACCTCAGCCAATCTCCACCACAACGTCAGGGACCTGTTCGAGGGCATGGTCCGGCAGATCCGGCTGCGCAAAGACAGCAAGGAGGAGAACGCTCGCCGTATGGCCAACTGCAAACGACGCGAGAGCATTGGCAAGAAGGCCAAGCGTTTCCTGGGCCGTATGGTGGCCCGGAAGAACAAGAAGATGGCCTTCAGACAGAAGTCCAAGTCCTGCCATGACCTCTCGGTCCTCTGA